In a genomic window of Dyadobacter fermentans DSM 18053:
- a CDS encoding serine hydrolase domain-containing protein, with amino-acid sequence MKLKSTFAALSWIMLLVTGCSSDGQELKGIWHAEFEAVPGLKTALDIQLNQELMSGKWTGRFELPELMAAEQIPAIHIDGPNVMLDLGAGTTFKGEVSGDRKLIKGILHIPNQQPENLSFTKTPNWSAQIPARADAKGKPLKAWTYQAPVEAGDGWASGTLEPRILQSKPLNDLLARILEGKFHGLDALLVAQDGRLVLEEYFYLGGRERLHSVQSVTKSVTSLLVGMARDKGLIKNLDSPLRSYFPNYTDSLPTITSPTLRNALTMSAALDWKEDIPYSDPENDAVRMNQSDDLYQYVLSKKPDPTDKPGERFEYNSGLSILLGGILLHATGKPADSLAKNTLFRDLGINHFAWTTLGGKVHTGGGLFLRPRDLLKIGQLVLDKGQWNSRQIVSEAWINESTAFILPTQAGNRESGYGYQWWRGVAKFGSNALTVIYAAGYGGQMLYIVPDLNLVAVTLHHNQSDINGSHSITWKHMQEVILPAFQK; translated from the coding sequence GTGAAACTAAAATCGACGTTCGCTGCCCTTAGCTGGATTATGCTTCTGGTGACGGGTTGTTCCTCCGACGGACAGGAACTGAAAGGCATCTGGCACGCGGAGTTCGAGGCGGTGCCGGGTTTGAAAACGGCGCTGGATATTCAGCTGAACCAGGAGCTCATGAGCGGAAAATGGACCGGCCGTTTCGAATTGCCCGAGCTGATGGCTGCGGAACAAATCCCCGCTATCCATATCGATGGCCCGAACGTAATGCTGGACCTGGGCGCAGGTACCACATTCAAAGGTGAAGTATCGGGTGACCGAAAGCTGATCAAAGGCATTCTGCACATCCCCAACCAGCAACCTGAAAACCTCAGTTTTACCAAAACCCCGAACTGGTCTGCACAAATACCCGCACGCGCCGACGCCAAAGGCAAGCCGCTCAAAGCGTGGACTTACCAGGCGCCCGTCGAGGCAGGAGATGGCTGGGCCAGCGGCACATTGGAGCCCAGAATATTACAATCAAAGCCATTGAACGACTTGCTGGCCCGGATTCTGGAAGGTAAATTTCATGGGCTGGATGCATTGCTCGTGGCTCAGGACGGGCGGCTCGTGCTGGAAGAGTACTTTTACCTCGGCGGTCGGGAGCGGCTGCATAGCGTCCAGTCGGTTACCAAAAGCGTCACGTCGCTCCTCGTAGGCATGGCCCGGGACAAAGGACTCATTAAAAACCTTGACAGTCCGCTCAGAAGCTATTTCCCCAACTACACCGACTCGCTGCCAACCATCACGTCACCCACCTTACGAAATGCGCTCACCATGTCCGCCGCGCTCGACTGGAAAGAGGATATCCCCTATTCCGATCCCGAAAATGATGCCGTGAGGATGAACCAGAGCGATGATCTGTACCAATATGTGCTGTCCAAAAAGCCCGACCCCACCGACAAGCCCGGCGAGCGGTTTGAATACAACAGCGGCCTTTCGATCCTGCTGGGAGGCATTCTACTCCATGCTACCGGAAAACCGGCCGATAGTCTCGCCAAAAACACGCTCTTTCGCGACCTGGGGATCAATCATTTCGCATGGACAACCCTGGGCGGCAAGGTGCACACCGGCGGCGGATTGTTTCTCCGGCCCCGCGATTTGCTGAAAATCGGTCAGCTGGTGCTGGACAAAGGGCAATGGAACAGCCGGCAAATTGTGTCGGAAGCATGGATCAACGAAAGCACGGCTTTTATCCTGCCAACGCAGGCGGGGAACAGGGAATCAGGCTATGGCTACCAATGGTGGCGGGGCGTGGCGAAGTTCGGCAGTAATGCATTAACCGTGATTTATGCGGCCGGTTATGGCGGGCAAATGCTCTACATCGTGCCCGACCTGAACCTGGTAGCCGTTACACTCCACCATAATCAGTCGGATATCAACGGAAGCCACAGCATTACCTGGAAACACATGCAGGAAGTTATTCTTCCCGCGTTCCAAAAGTGA
- a CDS encoding glycoside hydrolase family 30 protein, translated as MKRNVIATFTWLGFALMSCSAETPEESNNPAPADTTAANKVAVWVTNGTQGKLLKSEQPLSIVKAGTVSPAANLINIDFSTKLQEMEGFGAALTGSSAYLIQQKLNASQRENLLKDLFDPNTGIGMSYLRVTMGASDFSLEDFTYNDLPAGQTDAALSKFSIAKDQADLIPVLKSVLALQPSIRIMATPWSAPAWMKTSGKLAGGSLKPEWYGAYAQYFKKYLDAYQKEGITIDAISVQNEPLHEAAYPSMGMDSAAQGNFIKNHLGPLFEANAIRTKILLYDHNWDRPGYPISILNDPQASRYVAGSAFHAYGGNVSAMSEVHDRFPDKGLYFTEISGGRWATNFSDNLKWNMSNIFIGTANNWSKNALLWNIALDENDGPKNKGCDNCRGVVTIASNGSITKNVEYYTIAHMSKFVRPGAFRVQTDRLSASSQLEHVAFLNPDGSKVLVILNQGADNRKFTVAVGKNQYSYTIDPNAVATLVWK; from the coding sequence ATGAAAAGAAATGTGATTGCAACGTTCACCTGGCTGGGTTTTGCGTTGATGAGCTGCTCAGCGGAAACACCGGAAGAAAGCAATAATCCCGCTCCTGCGGACACCACAGCGGCTAACAAAGTGGCCGTGTGGGTAACGAACGGCACGCAGGGCAAGCTGCTGAAAAGCGAGCAGCCGCTCTCCATCGTGAAAGCGGGGACGGTTTCGCCCGCCGCCAACCTGATTAATATTGATTTTTCCACCAAATTGCAAGAAATGGAAGGCTTCGGTGCAGCGCTCACGGGCTCATCGGCCTATCTCATCCAGCAAAAGCTCAATGCCTCGCAGCGCGAAAACCTGCTGAAAGACCTTTTTGATCCTAACACCGGCATCGGGATGAGCTATTTGCGCGTTACGATGGGCGCGTCGGATTTTTCCCTGGAAGATTTTACGTACAACGACCTGCCCGCAGGACAAACGGACGCGGCTTTAAGCAAATTCTCCATCGCAAAAGATCAGGCGGACCTCATTCCCGTCCTCAAATCCGTGCTGGCCTTGCAGCCTTCGATCCGCATTATGGCAACGCCGTGGTCGGCGCCGGCGTGGATGAAAACCAGCGGAAAACTGGCCGGCGGCAGCCTCAAACCGGAATGGTATGGTGCTTATGCCCAGTATTTTAAAAAATACCTCGACGCTTACCAGAAAGAAGGCATAACGATCGACGCCATTTCGGTGCAGAACGAACCGTTGCACGAGGCGGCATATCCTTCCATGGGCATGGATTCGGCGGCGCAGGGGAATTTCATTAAGAACCACCTGGGCCCGTTGTTCGAGGCCAATGCGATCCGGACGAAGATCCTGCTTTACGATCATAACTGGGACAGGCCGGGGTATCCCATCTCGATCCTCAACGACCCGCAGGCGAGCCGGTACGTGGCCGGATCGGCATTTCATGCTTATGGCGGCAATGTGTCGGCGATGAGTGAAGTGCATGACCGCTTTCCCGACAAGGGCCTGTATTTTACCGAAATATCAGGCGGCCGCTGGGCGACCAATTTTTCCGATAATCTGAAATGGAACATGTCGAATATATTCATCGGCACGGCCAACAACTGGTCGAAAAACGCGCTTTTGTGGAACATTGCGCTGGATGAGAATGATGGCCCCAAAAACAAGGGCTGCGACAATTGCCGCGGCGTGGTAACCATCGCTTCCAATGGCAGTATTACCAAAAATGTGGAGTACTACACGATCGCGCACATGTCGAAATTCGTGCGTCCGGGCGCATTCCGCGTGCAAACGGACCGGCTGAGCGCATCGAGCCAATTGGAACACGTCGCATTCCTGAACCCCGACGGCTCAAAAGTGCTGGTTATACTGAACCAGGGCGCCGATAACCGGAAGTTTACGGTGGCCGTTGGTAAAAATCAGTACAGCTACACCATTGATCCAAATGCGGTGGCAACGCTGGTTTGGAAATAA
- a CDS encoding SusC/RagA family TonB-linked outer membrane protein, with protein sequence MGKRITMFIAVILATLGLAHAQEIVVKGVIRDQQNEALPGASVLVKGTQSGTVTDVDGNYSIGVPNEQAVLVFSFIGYGSQEVTVGNRTQIDVTLGADLKTLNEVVVIGYGTQKRGDVTTSIASVDTKDIEERPILQAAQALQGKAAGVQVTQPSGKPGSALSIRVRGATSVQAGNEPLYVVDGVPTMDTRDLNVNDIESIQVLKDASSAAIYGARASNGVVIVTTKRGKANQSQVNFSAYYGISNMAKKINVLNPQQYADLMNEMGQNVTVGSETTDWNKEVFTTGSNQNYQLNFSGGTDKNRYFVSGAITQDKGIIQPASYRRYSFRMNLDNQIKSWFKLTTNVSYANAKVRDVKDNNNAGRNAVVLGALGAPPTMGIYTQDSLRGTIFSTNPLKAGWDNPLAAMFGPTQSARDNRIFGNVAGDLTLAKGLVLRSNFGIDFMNHANDYYLDPFGTTEGWGANGSTHGLGNATRSNSFTYLWENTANYEKKWDKHEFSALAGTTVQKNTWNNSYMAGRDFPADGVVKTMNAANEITEAYTEQSEWFLNSYLGRLMYNFDSKYLITANFRADGSSKLARGNQWGFFPSVSAGWRISAEPFMEDVKFINDLKLRGGWGQNGNQEGLANYASFGLNSYTRRTPTSPPSGPAVTPPTYAPNPDLRWETTTQTNIGVDLSMLQGRLTLTADAYLKKTNDLLLNVPLPNTSGYTYMPRNSGKLENKGLEFVLSSVNFDKADFQWTTDFNIAFNRNKITELQLSKIYRYADVEGRSDQIIILQEGASLGTFYGYIADGVNPETGDMIYRDVNGDGSFSPSDRTILGSAQPKFTYGMNNNLTYKNFSLSFLFQGSHGNKAFNASRLETEGMYDSKNQSTEVLRRWQKPGDITDIPRATDGNVNNSLISSRFVENASFLRMKSATISYALSKELAGKIKLSRASVYLTAQNLFTITKYKGFDPEVNAFTSSGATLGIDYGTYPVSRAFVAGINVSF encoded by the coding sequence ATGGGAAAGAGAATTACAATGTTCATTGCCGTGATTTTGGCGACGCTCGGCCTGGCGCATGCGCAGGAGATCGTCGTGAAAGGGGTGATCAGGGATCAGCAAAACGAGGCGCTTCCGGGCGCGAGTGTTCTGGTGAAGGGGACGCAATCAGGTACTGTAACAGATGTCGACGGAAATTATTCGATCGGGGTGCCCAACGAACAGGCAGTGCTGGTCTTTTCATTTATCGGTTACGGATCGCAGGAAGTTACTGTCGGCAATCGTACGCAGATCGACGTAACGCTCGGTGCGGACCTGAAAACGCTGAACGAAGTAGTGGTGATCGGCTACGGTACCCAGAAACGGGGCGACGTAACGACGTCCATTGCATCGGTGGATACGAAGGATATCGAAGAGCGGCCGATTTTGCAGGCCGCACAGGCACTGCAGGGTAAGGCTGCCGGTGTGCAGGTAACGCAGCCGTCGGGCAAGCCGGGTAGCGCATTGTCCATCCGCGTGCGCGGGGCCACGTCCGTTCAGGCGGGCAATGAGCCGCTGTACGTCGTGGACGGCGTGCCGACGATGGATACGCGGGACCTGAACGTGAACGACATTGAAAGCATTCAGGTGCTCAAAGATGCGTCATCGGCGGCTATTTACGGGGCGAGGGCTTCCAACGGGGTGGTGATCGTGACCACCAAGAGAGGTAAGGCCAACCAATCGCAGGTTAACTTCTCGGCTTACTACGGCATTTCGAACATGGCGAAGAAGATCAATGTGCTTAACCCGCAGCAGTATGCCGACCTGATGAACGAAATGGGCCAGAACGTGACGGTAGGCAGCGAAACGACCGACTGGAACAAGGAAGTTTTCACGACGGGCAGCAACCAGAACTACCAGCTTAACTTTTCCGGTGGTACGGATAAAAACAGGTATTTCGTGTCAGGGGCCATCACCCAGGATAAAGGGATTATCCAGCCTGCCAGCTACCGTCGGTATTCATTCCGTATGAACCTTGATAACCAGATCAAAAGCTGGTTCAAGCTGACTACGAACGTGAGCTATGCCAATGCCAAAGTGCGCGATGTGAAGGATAACAACAATGCCGGTCGCAATGCCGTCGTGCTTGGTGCACTGGGCGCGCCGCCTACGATGGGCATCTACACGCAGGATTCGCTAAGGGGAACGATTTTCTCGACCAACCCGCTCAAAGCCGGGTGGGATAACCCGCTTGCTGCGATGTTCGGCCCGACACAGTCGGCACGCGACAACCGGATCTTTGGTAATGTGGCCGGAGATCTGACGCTGGCGAAAGGGCTGGTGCTGCGCTCCAACTTCGGGATCGATTTTATGAACCACGCGAACGACTATTACCTCGATCCGTTCGGCACCACCGAAGGATGGGGCGCCAATGGCAGCACCCATGGCCTGGGCAATGCAACCCGCAGCAACTCATTCACCTACCTTTGGGAAAATACGGCCAACTACGAGAAGAAGTGGGACAAGCACGAGTTCTCGGCCCTGGCGGGTACGACGGTCCAGAAAAACACCTGGAACAATTCGTACATGGCAGGCCGCGATTTCCCGGCGGACGGTGTCGTGAAAACGATGAATGCGGCGAACGAGATTACCGAAGCCTACACCGAGCAGTCGGAATGGTTCCTGAATTCTTATCTGGGACGGTTGATGTATAATTTCGATAGTAAATACCTGATTACGGCCAATTTCCGGGCGGACGGGTCGTCGAAATTGGCCAGAGGCAACCAATGGGGCTTCTTTCCGTCGGTATCGGCCGGATGGCGTATTTCCGCCGAGCCGTTCATGGAGGATGTCAAGTTCATCAATGACCTGAAATTACGCGGAGGATGGGGCCAGAATGGTAACCAGGAGGGCCTGGCGAACTACGCGTCGTTCGGGCTGAACAGTTACACGCGCCGCACGCCTACCTCCCCGCCATCGGGCCCGGCCGTCACGCCGCCTACCTACGCGCCCAATCCTGATCTCCGTTGGGAAACGACTACGCAAACCAATATCGGTGTGGACCTGAGCATGTTGCAGGGACGACTGACACTTACCGCGGACGCTTATCTCAAAAAGACGAACGACCTGTTGCTGAACGTCCCGCTCCCCAATACGAGCGGCTACACCTACATGCCCAGGAATTCGGGTAAACTGGAAAACAAGGGTCTGGAATTTGTGCTGTCGAGCGTGAACTTCGATAAGGCTGATTTTCAATGGACTACGGATTTTAACATTGCATTCAACCGCAACAAAATCACCGAATTACAGCTGAGCAAAATTTACCGGTATGCCGATGTGGAAGGCCGGAGCGACCAGATCATCATTTTGCAGGAAGGTGCTTCGCTCGGGACTTTCTACGGATACATTGCCGACGGCGTGAACCCGGAAACCGGGGATATGATCTACCGCGATGTGAATGGCGACGGTTCTTTTTCACCATCCGACCGCACGATCCTGGGTTCGGCCCAGCCGAAATTCACCTACGGAATGAACAACAACCTGACTTACAAGAATTTCAGTTTGTCGTTCCTCTTCCAGGGTTCGCATGGAAACAAGGCATTCAATGCATCGAGGCTTGAAACGGAAGGGATGTATGACAGCAAGAACCAGTCGACCGAAGTGCTGAGACGCTGGCAGAAGCCGGGTGACATTACCGACATTCCGAGGGCAACCGACGGCAATGTCAACAACTCGCTCATTTCGTCACGCTTTGTTGAAAATGCATCGTTCCTCCGGATGAAAAGCGCCACCATTTCCTACGCACTCAGCAAGGAACTGGCCGGCAAGATTAAGCTGAGCCGGGCATCCGTTTACCTGACGGCCCAAAACCTGTTCACCATCACGAAATACAAAGGCTTTGATCCCGAGGTGAATGCATTCACTTCAAGCGGCGCCACGTTAGGAATCGACTACGGCACTTACCCCGTTTCCCGTGCATTTGTAGCAGGTATCAATGTTTCGTTTTAA
- a CDS encoding RagB/SusD family nutrient uptake outer membrane protein yields the protein MKKIKYIALALGSAMLLPACQDQLDLQPVSQTVVGESGSGTAGSSIKDAASAEAALAGAYAIFKNGSAEYYVMDYFILGDGQSDNSYAGADNAAWFEVDEFRVLSTNAVAARDWRYLYNHVASANSIIANVPKVTDASLSATRKAQIVGEAKFIRARAYFDLVRIYGDVPLVVDELPTITSSNVEEIYGQLYPARSAAEEVYAQIVKDLDEAAPAVPKTGPNKMTVTPGAVHTLLAKVYATRKDWAKVKENADKVIALGYTLMPNFEDLWDGKHENSAEAIFELNFEEWATGGNWGSSMFYGTDWKKFNTPSNDLVKAYDDEKDVVRKASTIYTANVTGKWSDRYWPLNNFPFAYKMRNTDASQNIIMYRLADVLLLKAEALNETGDLAGARTLVNQVRTRAKLPATPAADQAAMRLAIEKERRLEFAFEGQRWHDLVRTGRVVPVMEAVKDGAGNSLNYKLSDTKLLWPVPQGEIDKNANLNQNNGY from the coding sequence ATGAAAAAGATTAAATATATAGCACTTGCTCTGGGGTCGGCCATGCTGCTGCCGGCGTGCCAGGATCAGTTGGATTTGCAGCCTGTATCTCAAACAGTGGTAGGGGAAAGCGGAAGCGGCACAGCCGGGTCGTCCATCAAAGATGCGGCCAGCGCCGAGGCTGCGCTCGCTGGTGCCTACGCCATTTTCAAAAACGGCTCCGCGGAATATTATGTCATGGACTATTTCATCCTCGGTGACGGGCAGTCCGACAACTCCTACGCCGGTGCCGACAATGCGGCCTGGTTTGAAGTAGACGAATTCAGGGTGCTTTCCACGAATGCGGTTGCGGCAAGGGACTGGCGCTATTTGTATAACCACGTGGCGAGTGCCAACTCGATCATTGCCAATGTGCCGAAGGTGACGGACGCATCGCTCTCGGCTACCCGCAAGGCGCAGATCGTCGGTGAAGCTAAGTTCATTCGTGCGCGGGCCTATTTCGACCTTGTGCGGATTTACGGGGACGTGCCGCTGGTGGTGGACGAGCTGCCTACCATTACATCTTCCAATGTGGAAGAGATCTATGGCCAGCTCTACCCGGCCAGAAGCGCGGCCGAGGAGGTTTATGCGCAGATTGTAAAAGACCTGGACGAGGCAGCCCCTGCTGTGCCCAAAACAGGTCCGAACAAAATGACCGTCACGCCCGGCGCCGTGCATACCCTGCTGGCGAAGGTATACGCAACCCGCAAGGATTGGGCAAAAGTGAAGGAGAATGCCGACAAGGTGATTGCCCTGGGCTACACGCTCATGCCGAATTTCGAAGATCTGTGGGACGGAAAGCATGAAAACAGTGCAGAAGCCATTTTTGAACTAAACTTTGAAGAATGGGCCACTGGCGGAAACTGGGGATCATCCATGTTCTATGGCACCGACTGGAAGAAGTTTAACACCCCTTCCAACGACCTTGTGAAGGCCTATGACGATGAAAAGGACGTGGTGCGCAAGGCTTCCACGATTTACACAGCCAATGTGACGGGCAAATGGTCCGACCGTTACTGGCCATTGAACAACTTCCCGTTTGCCTATAAAATGCGCAATACGGACGCTTCGCAGAACATCATCATGTACCGCCTGGCCGACGTGCTGCTGCTCAAAGCGGAAGCATTGAACGAAACGGGCGACCTGGCGGGTGCCCGCACGCTGGTAAACCAAGTGCGAACGCGCGCCAAGCTGCCAGCCACACCGGCGGCCGATCAGGCGGCTATGCGCCTGGCCATCGAAAAAGAGCGCCGTTTGGAGTTCGCATTCGAAGGGCAGCGGTGGCACGACCTCGTGCGCACGGGAAGGGTAGTACCGGTAATGGAAGCCGTGAAGGACGGCGCCGGCAACAGCCTGAATTACAAACTATCCGATACGAAGCTGCTATGGCCGGTTCCGCAAGGTGAAATCGATAAAAATGCGAATCTGAACCAAAATAACGGTTATTAA
- a CDS encoding MFS transporter, producing the protein MILQPRERLTQEEVQKGLHTILQEGLTTEAMTTLTGGTFLVAFALLLGANNFQIGLLASLPTFTNIFQLTSVWLIRRYNNRRAVSVICSVFARIPLILIGTLPFIFPAGAPVNLLLFFLFFFYLFGSIAGPSWNAWMKDLVPGDMLGVYFSKRGRYAQILNVIMSIILALAVDYIRKNFPAFELTTYAVMFMLAGVVGLGGAWLLSTVPEPTSYLGNENIIRMFQKPLRDLNFRRLLVFNSAWLFAVNIATPFFTVFMLKTLGLTLMYIIPLTILSQLSSIVTIGYWGVFADRYSNKTIISICAPLYLCCVIAWCFVGIYSNLISNLVLLALIHIASGASNAGINLALTNIGLKLAPAKEAIIYLSVKNIITSVFSSLAPLIGGYLADYYTLRQLRVIAQWTGPQLQKSFRLLLLHEWNFLFLIGAVLTVVAIQLLPRVREAGEVNKSIVKRIMRTSLRSNLRDFFVIEMILNWQSSVNGMLKRRRMGDDQLANPDPNA; encoded by the coding sequence ATGATTTTACAACCCAGGGAAAGACTGACCCAGGAGGAAGTGCAGAAAGGGCTGCATACCATTCTCCAAGAAGGCCTGACCACTGAGGCCATGACCACGCTCACCGGGGGCACGTTCCTGGTCGCGTTTGCCCTGCTGCTGGGCGCCAACAATTTCCAGATCGGCTTGCTCGCCTCGCTGCCCACATTCACGAACATTTTCCAGCTGACCTCCGTGTGGCTCATCCGGCGGTACAACAACCGTCGCGCCGTGTCGGTCATTTGTTCGGTATTCGCCCGCATTCCGCTCATTCTGATCGGGACATTGCCTTTTATATTCCCGGCCGGGGCGCCCGTGAATCTGCTTTTATTCTTTCTTTTCTTCTTCTACCTGTTCGGTTCCATTGCCGGGCCGAGCTGGAATGCGTGGATGAAAGACCTCGTGCCGGGCGATATGCTGGGCGTGTACTTTTCCAAACGGGGCCGCTATGCGCAAATCCTCAATGTGATCATGAGCATCATCCTGGCCCTGGCCGTGGATTACATCCGTAAGAATTTCCCGGCATTCGAGCTTACCACGTACGCCGTCATGTTTATGCTGGCCGGTGTGGTGGGGCTCGGAGGAGCATGGCTGCTCTCGACCGTGCCCGAGCCTACGTCCTATCTCGGCAATGAAAACATCATCAGGATGTTCCAGAAGCCCCTCCGCGACCTCAATTTCAGAAGGCTGCTGGTATTCAACTCGGCATGGCTTTTCGCGGTCAATATCGCGACACCGTTTTTTACCGTGTTTATGCTCAAAACCCTTGGGCTGACGCTCATGTACATTATCCCGCTCACGATCCTCAGTCAGCTTAGCAGCATTGTTACCATTGGCTACTGGGGTGTTTTCGCCGATCGTTACAGCAACAAAACCATCATTTCGATCTGCGCGCCGCTTTACCTCTGCTGCGTCATTGCCTGGTGTTTTGTGGGGATTTATTCCAATCTGATCTCGAACCTGGTATTGCTGGCGCTCATTCACATTGCAAGCGGGGCGAGTAATGCGGGCATTAACCTGGCGCTTACCAACATTGGCCTCAAACTGGCGCCGGCCAAGGAAGCCATCATTTATTTATCGGTCAAAAACATCATTACATCCGTATTTTCATCCCTCGCGCCACTGATAGGCGGTTACCTGGCAGATTATTACACTTTACGCCAGCTGCGCGTGATTGCCCAATGGACCGGTCCGCAGCTGCAAAAGAGCTTCCGGCTGCTGCTGCTTCATGAATGGAACTTCCTGTTCCTGATCGGCGCCGTGCTGACGGTCGTTGCCATCCAGCTGTTACCAAGGGTGCGGGAGGCCGGAGAAGTAAATAAAAGCATCGTCAAACGCATTATGCGAACCAGCCTGCGAAGCAACCTGCGCGATTTCTTTGTCATTGAAATGATACTCAACTGGCAATCGTCGGTGAATGGAATGCTCAAAAGAAGGCGGATGGGCGACGATCAGCTGGCCAATCCCGACCCTAATGCCTGA
- a CDS encoding 7TMR-DISM family protein, translating to MAFWLIIVALGNAFAQQPITISDSRDQHIFTGNEIQYLEDTAATFTLGDVRSPALSARFENSKTNTPQNYNLKSTYWFRINIRHNPESGKNWILEFFDQTIDDITAYLPDGKGGYTVRRMGDQLPFSEREYAHKNFELNIENDAAFDGTYYFRVKSHQTADAIIVLRSVNRFIAYALDEYFIFGIFYGMVLVFSFYNLMMYLAVRQVQYLYYVLYNLCVGLFEMCIDGVAYQYLWPNAPEWNQYAYGIALYGISIFALQFTRTLLYTHKKAPRLDRFIILIMVLRTIFFGICFVVDTNWFSYKFVELVPLAVAFYTGIYIYRQGYYPARFFVLGYTFLSIGFIHKLLLMLHVEGLNFGVVTYYSLSICFVIEMIFLSFAIGDKVRILKKKKDKAQKQIIHQMRVNEKLKDSLNIRLEAEVEERTREVLEKSAIIEAQNQELTEVNALLQQQKEEILQMNVLLEKDNEVLHTNVVKVTQARVMSAEVDFEEFSKIYPDNDSCFRFLAGMKWGNDADGDRYECRKCGHDHYFHGHSPYSRRCAKCDYDESVIAHTVFQNTRIPINKAFYMVFLIFTTKGKISSHKLSEILSIRQGTCWAYASRIKKVMQDRRREIAGSRSGEGWSLLVLDHSLETA from the coding sequence ATGGCGTTTTGGCTGATCATCGTTGCCCTGGGAAATGCATTCGCCCAACAGCCGATCACGATATCCGATTCCCGCGACCAGCATATTTTCACAGGGAATGAAATTCAATACCTGGAAGACACAGCCGCCACTTTTACGCTCGGAGATGTGCGCTCGCCCGCTTTGAGTGCACGTTTCGAAAACAGCAAAACCAATACACCGCAGAATTACAATCTGAAATCGACCTACTGGTTCCGCATCAACATCCGCCATAATCCCGAAAGCGGTAAGAACTGGATACTGGAATTTTTTGACCAGACGATCGACGATATCACCGCTTACCTGCCCGACGGAAAAGGAGGTTACACCGTTCGCCGGATGGGCGATCAGTTGCCGTTCAGCGAGCGGGAGTATGCGCATAAGAATTTCGAACTGAATATTGAAAACGATGCGGCCTTTGATGGTACCTACTATTTCCGGGTGAAATCCCACCAGACGGCCGACGCGATCATCGTGCTGCGCTCGGTGAACCGGTTCATTGCCTACGCGCTCGACGAGTACTTTATTTTCGGGATATTCTACGGCATGGTGCTGGTTTTCAGTTTCTACAACCTGATGATGTACCTCGCCGTGCGGCAGGTGCAGTACCTGTATTACGTGCTGTACAACCTCTGTGTGGGGTTGTTCGAAATGTGTATCGATGGGGTGGCCTACCAGTACCTGTGGCCCAATGCGCCCGAATGGAACCAGTATGCCTACGGGATCGCGTTGTACGGGATCAGCATTTTTGCGCTACAATTCACCAGAACGCTGCTTTACACGCACAAAAAAGCCCCGCGACTCGATCGCTTCATCATCCTGATCATGGTTCTCAGGACGATCTTCTTCGGCATTTGCTTTGTGGTGGACACCAATTGGTTCAGCTATAAGTTTGTGGAGCTGGTGCCGCTTGCCGTGGCATTTTATACGGGGATTTATATTTACAGGCAGGGTTATTATCCTGCGCGTTTCTTTGTTCTGGGGTACACTTTTCTTTCTATTGGCTTCATTCACAAGCTTTTGCTCATGCTGCATGTGGAGGGGCTGAATTTCGGGGTCGTTACGTATTACAGCCTGAGCATTTGTTTCGTCATCGAAATGATATTCCTGTCGTTTGCGATCGGGGATAAGGTGCGGATTTTGAAAAAGAAAAAGGATAAGGCGCAGAAACAGATTATCCACCAGATGCGCGTGAACGAGAAACTCAAAGATTCATTGAACATCCGGCTGGAAGCGGAAGTAGAGGAGCGGACGCGGGAGGTGCTTGAAAAATCGGCGATCATTGAGGCGCAAAACCAGGAGCTGACCGAGGTGAATGCCCTTTTGCAGCAGCAAAAAGAGGAAATTCTGCAAATGAACGTGTTGCTGGAAAAAGACAATGAAGTGCTGCACACGAATGTGGTGAAGGTGACGCAGGCACGGGTAATGTCGGCGGAGGTGGATTTCGAGGAGTTCAGCAAAATATACCCCGATAATGACAGCTGTTTCAGGTTCCTGGCGGGCATGAAGTGGGGCAATGACGCGGACGGCGATCGCTACGAATGCCGCAAATGCGGGCACGACCATTACTTTCACGGGCATTCGCCATACAGCCGCCGCTGTGCCAAATGCGATTACGACGAGTCGGTAATCGCGCATACCGTTTTTCAGAACACCCGCATTCCGATCAACAAGGCATTTTATATGGTCTTCCTGATCTTTACCACCAAAGGTAAAATCTCTTCCCACAAGCTTTCGGAAATCCTTTCCATTCGCCAGGGCACTTGCTGGGCCTACGCGAGCCGGATCAAAAAAGTAATGCAGGACCGGCGCAGGGAGATTGCCGGTTCCAGGTCGGGGGAAGGGTGGAGTCTCCTCGTTTTGGACCATTCCCTGGAAACGGCCTGA